In Persicimonas caeni, a single window of DNA contains:
- a CDS encoding metallophosphoesterase, whose amino-acid sequence MIGSNGSTRWRRALCALLVMGLAAAAGCSEDETATGGTADATLEAPDADDTPPQDTAAPEDTSGEEDTGEAPDTGEQDTAPDVEEDTSPPPPQVTRFIVMGDTGEGNPEQLRVAQGAQARCDRAGGCDGFLMLGDNIYDTGPESATDPQFTTKVDEPYRGLKLGPPPADGEPDNRERMPIYVSLGNHDLGGAGLNRDLIQHYIDYAAQNDWFYFPSAWWEKKVGNVHLMALETNSLAYLGTKYDDHGQMVEGVLSSTDARWTIAFGHHPYRSDGQHGNAGSYEGIPGDLTINGGEFRKWIDEFVCNRVDFYLSGHDHNRQWFNSVPDIPTWPFWEDDTRPCNSWFAVSGAGAKLRGMKDRDNDLAFGEATLGFLFMEFHENKVVAEYCDADGNTEWTRTLTGH is encoded by the coding sequence ATGATTGGCTCGAACGGGAGCACACGTTGGAGACGCGCGCTTTGTGCGCTGTTGGTGATGGGTCTGGCCGCGGCGGCGGGCTGCTCGGAGGACGAAACCGCCACCGGTGGCACCGCTGACGCCACGTTGGAGGCCCCCGACGCCGACGACACGCCTCCGCAAGACACTGCGGCGCCTGAAGATACGAGCGGAGAAGAAGACACTGGCGAGGCGCCCGACACCGGCGAGCAAGACACAGCGCCCGATGTCGAGGAGGACACCAGCCCTCCGCCACCTCAGGTCACCCGCTTTATCGTCATGGGCGACACAGGCGAGGGTAACCCCGAGCAACTTCGCGTCGCCCAGGGCGCGCAAGCGCGCTGCGACCGCGCCGGCGGCTGCGACGGCTTCTTGATGCTGGGCGACAACATCTACGACACCGGCCCCGAGAGCGCGACCGACCCGCAATTCACCACCAAAGTCGACGAACCCTATCGTGGCCTCAAGCTCGGCCCGCCCCCCGCCGACGGTGAGCCAGACAACCGCGAGCGCATGCCGATCTACGTGTCGCTCGGCAACCACGACCTGGGCGGCGCGGGGCTCAACCGCGACCTCATCCAGCACTACATCGACTACGCGGCGCAAAACGACTGGTTCTACTTTCCGTCGGCCTGGTGGGAGAAGAAAGTCGGTAACGTGCACCTGATGGCCCTCGAGACCAACTCGCTGGCCTACCTGGGCACCAAGTACGACGACCACGGCCAAATGGTCGAAGGCGTGCTTTCGAGCACCGACGCACGCTGGACGATCGCGTTCGGCCACCACCCGTACCGCTCCGACGGCCAGCACGGAAACGCCGGCTCCTACGAAGGGATCCCGGGCGACCTGACGATCAACGGCGGCGAGTTCCGCAAGTGGATCGACGAATTCGTCTGCAACCGCGTCGACTTCTACCTGTCGGGCCACGATCACAACCGCCAGTGGTTCAACAGCGTGCCCGATATCCCGACCTGGCCGTTCTGGGAGGACGACACCCGCCCGTGCAACAGTTGGTTTGCGGTCAGCGGCGCCGGCGCCAAGCTGCGCGGCATGAAAGACCGCGACAATGACCTCGCCTTTGGCGAAGCCACGCTCGGCTTTTTGTTCATGGAGTTCCACGAGAACAAGGTCGTCGCCGAATATTGCGACGCGGACGGCAACACCGAGTGGACGCGGACGCTGACGGGGCACTGA